The proteins below come from a single Triticum aestivum cultivar Chinese Spring chromosome 5D, IWGSC CS RefSeq v2.1, whole genome shotgun sequence genomic window:
- the LOC123125499 gene encoding receptor like protein 29, whose product MASSSSLLSAGVSILLIQAVAVGVATAGDAPAQLPRSELAAIFRVMADLLGDPTWPQLHPRPCTDTPWPGLQCELAPDDSTRLRATRLHFGPDVSTPPCRPGARLAAPAILGLPHLRTLSLFGCFVDAGPVELPPVLFTNASSLEQLVLKSNPGLTGRIPATLTNLKSLQVLSLSQNGFHGEIPRELGGLAALQQLDLSYNNITGEIPEELGGMASLSILDLSWNSIGGGVPAALGGLKMLQKADLSYNRLAGVVPPEVGSLKELVFLDLSHNGLAGPLPASLAGLAKLQYLLLQDNPIGTAVPAVVGSLRRLQVLGLSGCNLTGPIPRGAFAALGSLMALSLDRNRLDGPIPASLGALPHLGQLNLSQNRLAGEIALPVEFVARLGRRLDVRGNEELCVGQGRYGGLQASYLRAPPCVGRGSTNGTAALDEGAAGVYGPVVGLVCHLLVLLVLKL is encoded by the exons ATGGCTTCTTCCTCTTCGCTCCTCTCGGccggcgtctccatcctcctgatCCAAGCCGTGGCGGTGGGCGTGGCCACCGCAGGAGACGCGCCGGCGCAGCTGCCGCGGTCGGAGCTGGCGGCGATCTTCAGGGTGATGGCCGACCTCCTCGGCGACCCGACGTGGCCGCAGCTCCACCCGCGGCCCTGCACGGACACGCCCTGGCCGGGCCTCCAGTGCGAGCTCGCCCCCGACGACAGCACCCGCCTCCGCGCCACCCGCCTCCATTTcggccccgacgtctccaccccgCCCTGCAGGCCCGGCGCCAGGCTCGCCGCCCCCGCGATCCTTGGCCTGCCCCACCTCAGGACCCTCTCCCTCTTCGGCTGCTTCGTCGACGCCGGCCCCGTCGAGCTGCCGCCGGTGCTCTTCACCAACGCCTCCTCCCTCGAGCAGCTCGTCCTCAAGTCCAACCCGGGCCTGACCGGCCGGATACCGGCAACCTTGACTAACCTGAAGAGCCTGCAAGTGCTTAGCCTGTCCCAGAACGGCTTCCACGGCGAGATCCCCAGGGAGCTCGGCGGCCTCGCCGCGTTGCAGCAGCTCGACCTCAGCTACAACAACATCACCGGCGAG ATACCGGAGGAGCTTGGAGGGATGGCGAGCCTATCCATCCTGGACCTGAGCTGGAACAGCATTGGCGGCGGCGTGCCGGCGGCGTTGGGTGGCCTGAAGATGCTGCAGAAGGCGGACCTGAGCTACAACCGGCTGGCCGGCGTTGTGCCGCCGGAGGTCGGGTCTCTGAAGGAGCTGGTGTTCCTGGACCTGAGCCACAACGGGCTCGCGGGGCCGCTGCCAGCCTCGCTTGCCGGGCTGGCGAAGCTGCAGTACCTGCTCCTGCAGGACAACCCCATCGGCACGGCGGTGCCGGCGGTGGTCGGGTCGCTGCGGCGGCTGCAGGTGCTGGGCCTGTCGGGGTGCAACCTGACGGGCCCGATCCCGCGGGGCGCGTTCGCGGCGCTGGGGAGCCTGATGGCGCTGTCGCTGGACCGGAACCGGCTGGACGGGCCGATCCCGGCGAGCCTCGGCGCGCTGCCGCACCTGGGGCAGCTCAACCTGAGCCAGAACCGGCTCGCCGGGGAGATCGCCCTGCCGGTCGAGTTCGTGGCGCGGCTCGGCAGGCGGCTCGACGTGCGCGGCAACGAGGAGCTGTGCGTCGGCCAGGGCAGGTACGGCGGGCTGCAGGCCAGCTACCTCAGGGCGCCGCCGTGCGTGGGACGGGGGAGCACCAACGGGACGGCCGCGCTGGACGAGGGCGCCGCGGGGGTTTACGGGCCAGTCGTTGGGTTGGTGTGCCACCTTCTTGTGTTGTTGGTACTCAAGCTGTGA